One region of Wolbachia endosymbiont of Drosophila innubila genomic DNA includes:
- a CDS encoding crossover junction endodeoxyribonuclease RuvC, which produces MLTLDLGKQTGWAILTDGIIESGSKSFHGSRFSGGGMCFLNFCNWLNSLKDISAVYFEEVRRHLGTDAAHCYGGFLAVLSAWCEENNIPYQGVNVKTIKRFIAGKGNASKSEVIEAIREKSFSPRDDNEADALALMFYISKDINKTKNP; this is translated from the coding sequence ATCTTAACGCTAGATCTCGGCAAGCAAACAGGCTGGGCAATTCTAACAGATGGAATAATTGAAAGTGGGAGCAAAAGCTTTCATGGTAGTCGTTTCAGCGGAGGTGGAATGTGTTTCTTAAACTTTTGCAATTGGCTCAATTCTTTGAAAGACATTTCTGCAGTGTACTTTGAGGAGGTGAGAAGACATTTAGGAACTGATGCAGCCCATTGCTACGGTGGGTTTCTTGCAGTGCTGTCTGCTTGGTGTGAAGAGAACAATATTCCCTACCAAGGTGTTAATGTTAAAACTATAAAACGCTTTATAGCAGGCAAAGGCAATGCAAGTAAGAGTGAAGTTATTGAAGCGATACGTGAAAAAAGTTTTTCACCTAGAGATGATAATGAGGCCGATGCTTTGGCATTAATGTTCTATATTAGTAAAGATATTAATAAGACGAAAAATCCATAA
- a CDS encoding ankyrin repeat domain-containing protein, which produces MSANLSLELIKCLINQPGVDVNVRGLNGKTPLHYAVEINELSMVALLLNRKNINLLITDDNGKSALDCAREEILQALINHKYGLEKDSLLHLAAMLNEANAVRFLLDKGTNVNEQNALLHTPLHLAAGAGHEQIVEILIREGNADKDVLDARNHAAIHYAVNNKKLGVVKLLSNLGANVNVVGSGRNAMKLSSLHVAISSSNYDERDLCLDIVRCLINVPNAGVNLQDYENKTPLHYAERLKTIEVLLTREDIDPLIKDDNGKTPFCYAKEANRLDIVKILASNRYRADKNSLLHLAARKGYEDLIDGILGEGVEIDAVDESGKTGIYVAVKHGHFNVVKLLLKRGADATDVFQYAIITNNAKLIKLLSKEKEIVLFGRQKNFPTFHLLSNKYFEERKIADKKIKKYINIVCVSITVCAIVIVGIYPNIIAAVMVGIVALIAAIAMSNLTQKYIEEALEKKMFIEFESEKTSECSSILSDVEVSSNDGEELAI; this is translated from the coding sequence ATGTCTGCTAACTTAAGTTTAGAATTAATAAAGTGTCTTATTAATCAACCAGGAGTGGATGTAAATGTTAGAGGATTAAATGGGAAAACCCCACTACATTATGCAGTAGAAATTAACGAGCTTAGTATGGTTGCTCTCTTACTAAATAGGAAAAATATTAATCTACTGATCACTGATGATAATGGTAAAAGTGCGCTGGATTGTGCAAGAGAAGAGATATTACAAGCACTAATCAATCACAAATATGGATTGGAGAAAGATAGCTTACTTCACTTAGCTGCGATGTTGAATGAAGCAAATGCTGTAAGGTTTTTACTCGACAAAGGGACTAATGTTAATGAGCAGAATGCTTTACTACATACACCGTTACACTTAGCGGCAGGAGCTGGGCATGAACAAATAGTAGAAATTTTAATTAGAGAAGGAAATGCGGACAAAGATGTTCTTGATGCGAGAAATCATGCAGCAATTCATTATGCAGTAAACAACAAGAAGCTAGGAGTAGTAAAATTACTTTCAAATCTTGGTGCGAATGTTAATGTAGTTGGCAGCGGCAGAAATGCAATGAAATTGTCTTCTTTGCACGTAGCTATAAGTAGTAGTAATTACGACGAAAGGGACTTATGTTTAGATATTGTAAGATGCTTAATAAATGTTCCTAATGCTGGGGTTAACTTACAAGATTATGAAAATAAAACGCCACTACATTATGCTGAAAGGCTGAAAACAATAGAAGTTTTACTAACGCGAGAAGATATAGATCCTTTAATTAAGGATGATAATGGCAAGACACCATTTTGTTATGCAAAAGAAGCAAATAGATTAGATATAGTAAAGATTTTAGCAAGTAATAGATACAGAGCTGATAAAAACAGTTTGCTTCATTTAGCTGCCAGAAAAGGATATGAAGACCTAATAGACGGTATTCTTGGTGAAGGAGTTGAAATAGATGCTGTAGATGAGAGTGGAAAAACGGGAATTTATGTTGCTGTAAAGCATGGTCACTTTAACGTAGTAAAGTTGTTGCTAAAGAGAGGAGCAGATGCCACGGATGTTTTTCAGTATGCAATAATAACGAACAACGCAAAATTAATAAAATTACTGAGCAAAGAGAAGGAAATAGTGTTATTTGGAAGACAGAAGAACTTTCCAACATTTCATTTATTGAGCAATAAATATTTTGAAGAAAGGAAAATAGCAGACAAAAAAATAAAGAAATATATCAATATCGTCTGTGTTTCTATAACAGTATGTGCAATAGTGATAGTGGGAATTTACCCTAACATTATAGCTGCGGTAATGGTGGGAATAGTTGCGCTCATAGCTGCAATAGCAATGAGTAATTTAACTCAGAAGTACATAGAAGAAGCACTTGAAAAGAAAATGTTTATTGAATTCGAAAGTGAGAAAACAAGTGAGTGCAGTTCTATTTTAAGTGATGTTGAGGTATCATCTAATGATGGTGAAGAGCTAGCGATATGA